Within the Sarcophilus harrisii chromosome 2, mSarHar1.11, whole genome shotgun sequence genome, the region AGGGAGGGCTGCGCGAGAAGTTGTTGGGGTGATCGTTGTGTGCCCGCCGGCCTAACATCTCCAGTGCCAGCATTCCTAGAGGAGAGGGTCGGGAGCGTGAGGGAAGATGGTGGCGGCCCCCACGCCAAGGGGgaggaaaagtaagagaaaatggGTGGGGGAAGGGCGCTGGGGCAGAGACCCAAGGGACACAGGAGCTGGGGTGGCTTGGGGCCTAGAGGTGCGGATACCCCCGTGGAAGCGAGGTGGGGGAGCCATCTCACCAACTCTGTAGGCAGCGTGCAGGTGATGCAGGCTCTGGGCGCCAACGGGCTGGCTGTGCGTCTCCTCCTCCGGCGGGGGGAAGCTCCCGCTCACCAGGGAGCTGGGCTGGTTGCCCATGGCCGACATGGAGTTGCCCTGGACGGCGGGATAGGTGGAACTTTGATGGATGCTGCTGGGTGTATGGACATTGTTCActgcggggggggggagggaagggagcagAGTGTTCAGAGCCCAGAAGGCACCCACTGCACcgccccccccaccctcccccgcCCCTCAGTACCCACACTCACTGGTGGGGAGTGGGAGCCCTGATTCAGTGTGGTAGGGGTGCACCGTTATGGGCGCCATGGAAGGGACGGGGAAGGACACAGCTGTGGCAGCAAGGGAGGACGGCGTCACTGAGTAGGGATACTGGGGACCCAGGAAGGCATGGTGCACACCCTGGAAACAGAAGGCGGGAAGACCCGGGTCAGGTGGGCAGCGTCATCTCGCTGCCAGTTTCATTCACCCAGACACCTACAGCCCCTTCGCGGCTGACTTGACGGTCCTCCCCCTGACTGAGGCCCACCGAGCTGGTCCTAACTGTGCCGCCTATCTCTCCGGGGTCCCCTCATCACAGCCTCCCTGGGGGGTCCCaatcctcctctcctctcctctctcccttcccttccctcccctcggTTCTTGGCTCACCTGTGGGTATGCAGAGCTGGGCACAGGAAAGACAGCAGGCCGAGGCATATGGGGCAAGGGGTGACCGGGGTGGGTAAGGTACTGGGGGTTGCAGGGCAGGTGGGGCTGCAGAGTGGTATAGGGGTGCAAGCCAGTGGAGTGGCCATGTCCCAGGCCAGGCCCCGGGTACAAACCGGACCCCACTGAAATGACTGGTACCACTGTGGCTGCTGCCGTCACTGCCGCTGCCGACACTGTGACTGCCTCGGTCCCTGGTCCGCCACGGCCCTCAGGCAGTGCCCGCCCAGCCTCCCCCGATGCCCGGGCCCCACCGGCACTGCAGCCTGTGGCACCCTCACGTGGTGTGGCTGAGCCCCCCACCGTCTGCTCATAAAGCCAGAACCACTGGTGGGCGACTTCGAACAACACTTCAGGGTACACACCCCCACCCTTGGCAGCCTCCTCCACGGCCATGCACGCCTTCTCCAGCATCAGGTTATCCTGCAAAGGGCACAGGGAGTCAAAGGGAGGGGCCTCAGCTGAAATCCCCTTGGCGGTCCTGGGGCACAGACCCGCCTAAGTGACTGGGGGGAGCCAGCTGGAAAGCGGCTGAGGTAGGTGCTCAGGGAGGTGCTTCCACACTGGCAGGAGGGCCAAGGTTTGGATTCCGAGTCCCCATTTGCCTCCTCTTTAGCCCTGGCTAAGTGAGGCAGGCAATCATGGAGCCTTTAAGTGGCCTGTGACTCCCCAGACCCCTCCCCCGACCATTCCCCAGGACTGCTGCTGAGGAGAGAGGCACCGAAAGACAAAAGAGGGGAGGTCGTCTGGGCCCCAGGGCGGACCAGTCATCCCTCCCACCATAGCTGAGCACACCTACCTGTTCCTTGCATTGCACTAAAGCTCGCTGGATCTCGTTGGGGTTCAAGGCGTGGGCATGGGGTAGGCAACTCAGGGCCAACTCAGCCGCTGCCCTCACCATGTTGGAGTCCCGTGCCCGTGACGCCCGGTCGGCCAGGGAAGCAACTTCGGGGGGTGTGAGATGTCCATCCCAGCACTCGACGAGGATGGTCAGGGCTGCGCTCCCAATCTCCATTGCTTGGCCTGTGAGGATCGGGATGAGGTGGACCCCAGATGGCCCCTAGAGACCCTAGCGGCATCTCCACCACCAGAGGAAGTGCCTTGCCCTCCAACCCTAGGGCTCTAACCCGAGCTTCGGGCTTACCTGTGATCCAGGACACATGGGAAGAGTAGGTGCGAGAGAGCCAGTTGGGCGAGACAAAGTTGTGCAGACCCAGAGCGTAGAGTCCAATCTCAAAGGCGCAAAGATGCAGATTGCGGTGGGGGCCCTGGTGACCCCCTGATGAGGATGGGTGGGTAAAGATGGAGGTGCTGCTGTTTCCCCCAGCCTTGATCAGCACCGTTTTGGCCAGCTCAAAGTAGAAGTGTGCAGCTGCCTCCGACGGCTGGTTGGGTACGTGGGGGGCATGGCTCTCGGGGCGACGGCCCTTGTACCTGAGGGGTGATGCAAATGGGAAGGACGAGTTGAGGCTGCAGGGCAACAGGCACTCAGGGGACCCGGGGGGACCAAGGAGACAACACCCATATGGCCTGGGCGTGACAGCACCGGGGTCCACAGGAATAAGACTGGCCAATCCCGCTCACCTGCCAACCTCAGCTGTCTTGGCCCGGGCACCCCCACTTGCACTGGCACGGCGGCTGCCACTGGAGGAGGAGGAGCCCAGAGAGTCGGAGGATGAGCTGCTGATGCTGTCGCTGTCCTGACCCCGGCCCCAGGAGGTGGGGGCCCAGCCCCCCCGCAGTGGCCTCCGGCTCAGGGTTGGGGAGCTGTCCGATGTCGTCTCGGGGGCACTGCTGTCAATGCTGGCCATGCCTAATCCCCCAGACAGCAGTCAGTCCCCAGccaggggggaagaagggagaaccCAAGGGATGGGAACTCCCTGATCTGACCCCTGAGTAGGTGCTCAAAGCCCAGAACGCAGCATGGAACCCATCTCAAACTAGGGAACTGCTTCAGAGGTGATGAAAGCTCCCCTCCCCCCTGGCGGCCCACCCCAACAACAGCCCATGGTTCAGGCCAAGACCCTTCTCCCAGTCACGTCCAACCCAGGGCCCCTCATACCTGTGTGTTTCTTCTTGGGCCTTCCTGGGGAGCCCCAGCCCCGGCCATTGTAGCCTCCTCGGCTGCCAAGTGCCAAGCGACTAGGAACCTTCCCCTCTGGTTTGGGGGCCACAGTAGTCTCAGGTGGGGGGCCCTCACAAGGGGACCGCGGGGAGCTCTCTAGGCAAGGGAGCAATGAGTCATCAGACAGTGTCAAGGGGCAGGAAAGCCTGACTTGGGGCTCATCCCACCGGCCCCCAACCTCTTACCAGGCACAGTCTTTTCTGTGAAGCCCTCGGCTGGGTCGGGGTTGACTGCAGCCACAGCCCCAGGTTGGGCACCTCCTGCTGAGCTCGGAGGCAGCGGCTGCAGGGCTCCTGCTGCGGCAGGGGCCCCATGCTTAGATGGGGACCTCTGACTGGACGTGGCTGGGCGGCTGGACGAGTAGAACGAACTCAGGGTCTGTGGCTTATGCGTCTGACTCTCCCGGTCCAGGAGCTTGTCCAGGATCTAAGGGAGAAAAGCAGTGCAGGGCTCTCCTGCCTGCCATGCCGCATCCccaccttcctccctcctccaactAACTCATGGCAACTCCTTCCAGGAATTCATCAGTCTGCCCCTACCGGGCCAAGCGCTGCGCTCCTGGGGCCAAGGGCCCGGGGCAGTCCCAGAATCAGCCTATGTCCAGAGGCAGGACACAGCCTCCCACTTGTGGCAGGCTAAGAGGTCAGTCCTCTTGACCTCAGAGAAGCAGCACCTGGGTCAGGGGGAGGGGGACGAGGACAAGGAGAGGCGGGGGCGCCTGCTGGGAAGCCCATGGCCCTCACGGCGCGACAGGCCCAGCTCAACCTCAGGCCCTTGGCAGAGCCGGGTCAGCACATCCCAAGTCCCAAATGTGTCTCCCTAAAGGCAGTTGACAAGCACCCCCCAACACCATCTGCAGATCAGATGTCCTGCCCCTCCCTCCAGACACGGAGCCGCCCTCACTTTCTTGAGCTTGGCCTGGTCGTCCTTGTAGGTGATCATCAGCGCCAGAGCCAGGTCCCCCTTCTCCCGGCGCGTGCCTTCGCACAGCAGAGGGTGTTCGGCCTCGCTCACCGTCGTCTTCATGCCTGGGGATCGGCAGGCCCAGTGACTGGGCTGGGACCCTTCACATTGAGGCCCTCCCACAACTCTTCCCAGGGCTCAAGGGCCACCCTTCCAGGACGGGGAGGATCCATGGGGGTCCCAAAAGGGTTGCAGGCCCCTATTTCTGACCGCTCATGTCCCGAATTCAAGGCCCTCCATCCCCAGCTGGTGCCCCCTTCCCCCGTGCCCCACCCCCCTGCCCCAGTCTCTTCCTTGAACATGGCTTGTGCTCCCTCCAAACCCTCCGGTCCCTGGGCTTGAGGCCTGGCTCACAAGCCTTCTCCTCCTCACTGGGTGGAGAGTACGAGGGTGGGCCTTCGCAGTAGGTTAGCTCTAAGCCTCCGTTTTCTCCTCTCTAAAACAGGGCTAACAACAGTTACGCTGTCTGCTCCGCGGAGACACAGAGAAGGCACTATTTTGTTACCCTCAATGCAATTAAGCCATGAACTACTCTTATTGCTTAAACACTTTAGCCGCTGCTAGGCTTTTCCTCCTCGGATCTCCTGGGGCTTAATCATGTTCTAATTCACTTTCTTTAGGTGGGCCCATCTCATTCTCCTCCAACACAAAAACTATTTGAGGGACTGTGCCACGTCTTATGTACTTCATTTACTACAGCACAGGGGTCTCAGCCTGGGactatgaactttaaaaaaaaaaaaagataacttcaCTTttgtataattgattttcttgattttgaaaagGAGTTGCTAGGTTCGCCTGATCTGCCACAGGGGTCTCTTCACAGGTGACCAGGACTTACCCAAGGCAGCCACCGCGGCTTCAAACCCCAGCTCTTCATCCCCAGGCATCTCGCTATTCCAGTTCCGGCTCGGCGGGCGGGATCCTGTGGGAGAAACTACTGTGGGGAAAGTTAGGAGAGAAAGAGGTGAAGGGAAGACATGTCAGGAAGACACCCGAGTCGCAGGGAGTGGGAGAAGATGGGGGGTGGGGGTCTCTGCCACACTGCCCTAGGCCCCCTCTCCCTACCTGGGGTGCAGAGAACATCAAAGATGAAGCTGGCCAAGATGAGGGGGAGCACGGGCCGGTAGTCGCACAGGGTCCCTTCCCGAAGCTCCTCTGCCCGGCATCGCATCGTGCTCATCTCGCTCACCCCCAGAGGGATCTTCTTCAGCAGAGCAGCCACTTCCGACTCCTGGTAGGCCAGCTTCACCTAGGAGGGGAGGTGGGCCGTCAGACGCCACCCCGGCCCCCCGCCCTGGGAGGGGAGGGGCACGCATCAAAGGGTCTCTGTCTCAAGGGCTCGGCAGAAGCTGACAAGTTACAGAGGGGAGGGAGGCAGTCTGACCTCCAAGGCCTTGGTGGAAGCCGGAGGCCGCTGCAGCTCCAGGGCAAACATGCCGATGCGGAAGGCCAAGTTGTGGTGCTCAGGCCGCTCGCCCAGCACGGTCAGGAGGAAGGCTGCCTTGGTCAAAGTGTTGGTGGCCACCCAGGTCTGGCGACTCGTGGACACCTTGTTCTTCTTTCCCTGCGGGGAGCCAGGAGCAGATGAGCACGGCAGGCTCACTCTTTTGGCAGGAGGGGGAGGCCCGGGGGAGGGCAGCTCACCTTGGCCGGGGGCGGCTCCACCTTGAGGTCGGGCGGATTGGCCAGCAGATCCTGAGCCAGCTCCACAGTGAGTCGTGAGGCCTCATTGCTGTAGCCGTGGGCGTGCAGGGCCTCAGCACAAGCAAAGAGAACCTGAACGGGGTGGGACATGGGAGAGAGGAGGCAGAGGCGGCCTGTCAGGAGACTGGGGAGCAGAACGCCGGTCAGAGAGGCTGGGGCTCCCATTCTGACCACCCGTCACAGCTTCCTCGTGCACGGGCAAACCTCTGCCCCTCTCTGTGCCCAGCTTCCTCCTCCGTAAAACGATGGAGTCAGACTGGAGGATGCCAAGGCTGGCTCCTCATGCTCCTAAATCTACAATCTGAACATACGCAGGAAATGCTCACTCCCCTTTTCGTTGTCATCATAGGGAAAGGAAGTCACTCCATAAACCTTTGTGAGGCACCATTCTTAGcatcacccccctccccccagttagGAGCACCCCACCTCCCCTCTCCTGACCTTACCTCCATTCGGCTCTCCTGTTTCAGGGGCTTGAGCCCAGCAAAAAGGTCCTGCTCCTCGCCAGCACCCACCTCGGGCTTCTCTTCCTCGCCCCCAGTCCCATCCTGGGCATTCAGGTAATACACCTGGTAAGCATCATCTTCTTCCCCAGTTCCAGGGGCCATATCTTTGGGTTTAGGGGGGCATCCACCACTCTCATCTGTGGAGGGGAGGTCATCCTGGGGAGTTCCTTCCCCCGGAAGCAGTCCAGGTAGGCTGGAGGGGGCAACTGGGGGCTCAGGCCCCTCTAAGAAGTAAACACCGCCATCTTCTTCATAGGCATCGGGAGGTTCAGACTGGAAGGTAGGGGGGCTAAGGGGAGTACTGGGGGGAAGTGCATGAGGTGGGCTCTCGGGAAAGCCCCCAAAGGTGCTGGCCTCTGCCCCCAGAGCCAGGCTGCTGCCATCATCCAAGCTCATCTCAGCCAGGTCCGGCTCCAGGGAGCTGTCCTCGCTGCTCAGCCGACGCTTGCCCCCGCCACTCCCTGGGCCTTTACCGCCGCACCCTCCACCCGGAAGCTTGGCCTTGGCTCCACCTAGACCCTGCTTATGCGCAGACTTCTCTCCTCCCTCAGCTGAGGGGCGGCGGGGGCCACGCTGGGACTGGGGAACCCCCTCCCCCGACCCTTTGCGCTTGGCCCCGGGCTCCTTAGGTCGAACCGAAGGCTCTGGTGGGGATGGCCGAGGCCGATCCCCAGCCTCGTCGGGGCCCCCAGAGCGGGGAGGGCCAGCCCGAGATGGAAGGCTTCGTGCCCAGCAGAGAGCCAGCTTCCTGTCAGAGCCGCTGTAAGTGACCCCTGGGAGAGGGTAAGCCTCCTCCCAGCTGAAGTCGCAGGCTTCCACCGCGGGCCGGAAACCTGGAAAGAGACGCTCCAGGGCTTTCTTGTGCTGGCCCCGCTTGACATTCTCAATCACCTTCAGGTGCCACTGGCGCAGCTGGACACACAGGTCTCGGCGACTGTGGGGACAGAGGTAACTGGATATTGGGGGAGCTCTGCTCCTGCCCACCACAAGGGAAAGAAATGGTGAAAGACAACAGCAAACACCCATGGCTTCCAAAATCACCAAGTA harbors:
- the ZSWIM8 gene encoding zinc finger SWIM domain-containing protein 8 isoform X2, coding for MELMFAEWEDGERFSFEDSDRFEEDSLCSFISEAESLCQNWRGWRKQSAGPNSPTGGGGGGGGGGGRSRDGLVIPLVELSAKQVAFHIPFEVVEKVYPPVPEQLQLRIAFWSFPENEEDIRLYSCLANGSADEFQRGEQLFRMRAVKDPLQIGFHLSATVVPPQMVPPKGAYNVAVMFDRCRVTSCSCTCGAGAKWCTHVVALCLFRIHNASAVCLRAPVSESLSRLQRDQLQKFAQYLISELPQQILPTAQRLLDELLSSQSTAINTVCGAPDPTAGPSASDQSTWYLDESTLSENIKKTLHKFCGPSPVVFSDVNSMYLSSTEPPAAAEWACLLRPLRGREPEGVWNLLSIVREMFKRRDSNAAPLLEILTDQCLTYEQITGWWYSVRTSASHSSASGHTGRSNGQSEVAAHACASMCDEMVTLWRLAVLDPSISPQRRRDLCVQLRQWHLKVIENVKRGQHKKALERLFPGFRPAVEACDFSWEEAYPLPGVTYSGSDRKLALCWARSLPSRAGPPRSGGPDEAGDRPRPSPPEPSVRPKEPGAKRKGSGEGVPQSQRGPRRPSAEGGEKSAHKQGLGGAKAKLPGGGCGGKGPGSGGGKRRLSSEDSSLEPDLAEMSLDDGSSLALGAEASTFGGFPESPPHALPPSTPLSPPTFQSEPPDAYEEDGGVYFLEGPEPPVAPSSLPGLLPGEGTPQDDLPSTDESGGCPPKPKDMAPGTGEEDDAYQVYYLNAQDGTGGEEEKPEVGAGEEQDLFAGLKPLKQESRMEVLFACAEALHAHGYSNEASRLTVELAQDLLANPPDLKVEPPPAKGKKNKVSTSRQTWVATNTLTKAAFLLTVLGERPEHHNLAFRIGMFALELQRPPASTKALEVKLAYQESEVAALLKKIPLGVSEMSTMRCRAEELREGTLCDYRPVLPLILASFIFDVLCTPVSPTGSRPPSRNWNSEMPGDEELGFEAAVAALGMKTTVSEAEHPLLCEGTRREKGDLALALMITYKDDQAKLKKILDKLLDRESQTHKPQTLSSFYSSSRPATSSQRSPSKHGAPAAAGALQPLPPSSAGGAQPGAVAAVNPDPAEGFTEKTVPESSPRSPCEGPPPETTVAPKPEGKVPSRLALGSRGGYNGRGWGSPGRPKKKHTGMASIDSSAPETTSDSSPTLSRRPLRGGWAPTSWGRGQDSDSISSSSSDSLGSSSSSGSRRASASGGARAKTAEVGRYKGRRPESHAPHVPNQPSEAAAHFYFELAKTVLIKAGGNSSTSIFTHPSSSGGHQGPHRNLHLCAFEIGLYALGLHNFVSPNWLSRTYSSHVSWITGQAMEIGSAALTILVECWDGHLTPPEVASLADRASRARDSNMVRAAAELALSCLPHAHALNPNEIQRALVQCKEQDNLMLEKACMAVEEAAKGGGVYPEVLFEVAHQWFWLYEQTVGGSATPREGATGCSAGGARASGEAGRALPEGRGGPGTEAVTVSAAAVTAAATVVPVISVGSGLYPGPGLGHGHSTGLHPYTTLQPHLPCNPQYLTHPGHPLPHMPRPAVFPVPSSAYPQGVHHAFLGPQYPYSVTPSSLAATAVSFPVPSMAPITVHPYHTESGLPLPTMNNVHTPSSIHQSSTYPAVQGNSMSAMGNQPSSLVSGSFPPPEEETHSQPVGAQSLHHLHAAYRVGMLALEMLGRRAHNDHPNNFSRSPPYTEDVKWLLGLAAKLGVNYVHQFCMGAAKGVLSPFVLQEIVMETLQRLNPAHAHTHLRTPAFHQLVQRCQQAYMQYIHHRLIHLTPADYDDFVNAIRGARSAFCLTPMGMMQFNDILQNLKRSKQTKELWQRVSLDMTTFSP
- the ZSWIM8 gene encoding zinc finger SWIM domain-containing protein 8 isoform X1, with protein sequence MELMFAEWEDGERFSFEDSDRFEEDSLCSFISEAESLCQNWRGWRKQSAGPNSPTGGGGGGGGGGGRSRDGLVIPLVELSAKQVAFHIPFEVVEKVYPPVPEQLQLRIAFWSFPENEEDIRLYSCLANGSADEFQRGEQLFRMRAVKDPLQIGFHLSATVVPPQMVPPKGAYNVAVMFDRCRVTSCSCTCGAGAKWCTHVVALCLFRIHNASAVCLRAPVSESLSRLQRDQLQKFAQYLISELPQQILPTAQRLLDELLSSQSTAINTVCGAPDPTAGPSASDQSTWYLDESTLSENIKKTLHKFCGPSPVVFSDVNSMYLSSTEPPAAAEWACLLRPLRGREPEGVWNLLSIVREMFKRRDSNAAPLLEILTDQCLTYEQITGWWYSVRTSASHSSASGHTGRSNGQSEVAAHACASMCDEMVTLWRLAVLDPSISPQRRRDLCVQLRQWHLKVIENVKRGQHKKALERLFPGFRPAVEACDFSWEEAYPLPGVTYSGSDRKLALCWARSLPSRAGPPRSGGPDEAGDRPRPSPPEPSVRPKEPGAKRKGSGEGVPQSQRGPRRPSAEGGEKSAHKQGLGGAKAKLPGGGCGGKGPGSGGGKRRLSSEDSSLEPDLAEMSLDDGSSLALGAEASTFGGFPESPPHALPPSTPLSPPTFQSEPPDAYEEDGGVYFLEGPEPPVAPSSLPGLLPGEGTPQDDLPSTDESGGCPPKPKDMAPGTGEEDDAYQVYYLNAQDGTGGEEEKPEVGAGEEQDLFAGLKPLKQESRMEVLFACAEALHAHGYSNEASRLTVELAQDLLANPPDLKVEPPPAKGKKNKVSTSRQTWVATNTLTKAAFLLTVLGERPEHHNLAFRIGMFALELQRPPASTKALEVKLAYQESEVAALLKKIPLGVSEMSTMRCRAEELREGTLCDYRPVLPLILASFIFDVLCTPVVSPTGSRPPSRNWNSEMPGDEELGFEAAVAALGMKTTVSEAEHPLLCEGTRREKGDLALALMITYKDDQAKLKKILDKLLDRESQTHKPQTLSSFYSSSRPATSSQRSPSKHGAPAAAGALQPLPPSSAGGAQPGAVAAVNPDPAEGFTEKTVPESSPRSPCEGPPPETTVAPKPEGKVPSRLALGSRGGYNGRGWGSPGRPKKKHTGMASIDSSAPETTSDSSPTLSRRPLRGGWAPTSWGRGQDSDSISSSSSDSLGSSSSSGSRRASASGGARAKTAEVGRYKGRRPESHAPHVPNQPSEAAAHFYFELAKTVLIKAGGNSSTSIFTHPSSSGGHQGPHRNLHLCAFEIGLYALGLHNFVSPNWLSRTYSSHVSWITGQAMEIGSAALTILVECWDGHLTPPEVASLADRASRARDSNMVRAAAELALSCLPHAHALNPNEIQRALVQCKEQDNLMLEKACMAVEEAAKGGGVYPEVLFEVAHQWFWLYEQTVGGSATPREGATGCSAGGARASGEAGRALPEGRGGPGTEAVTVSAAAVTAAATVVPVISVGSGLYPGPGLGHGHSTGLHPYTTLQPHLPCNPQYLTHPGHPLPHMPRPAVFPVPSSAYPQGVHHAFLGPQYPYSVTPSSLAATAVSFPVPSMAPITVHPYHTESGLPLPTMNNVHTPSSIHQSSTYPAVQGNSMSAMGNQPSSLVSGSFPPPEEETHSQPVGAQSLHHLHAAYRVGMLALEMLGRRAHNDHPNNFSRSPPYTEDVKWLLGLAAKLGVNYVHQFCMGAAKGVLSPFVLQEIVMETLQRLNPAHAHTHLRTPAFHQLVQRCQQAYMQYIHHRLIHLTPADYDDFVNAIRGARSAFCLTPMGMMQFNDILQNLKRSKQTKELWQRVSLDMTTFSP
- the ZSWIM8 gene encoding zinc finger SWIM domain-containing protein 8 isoform X4, coding for MRAVKDPLQIGFHLSATVVPPQMVPPKGAYNVAVMFDRCRVTSCSCTCGAGAKWCTHVVALCLFRIHNASAVCLRAPVSESLSRLQRDQLQKFAQYLISELPQQILPTAQRLLDELLSSQSTAINTVCGAPDPTAGPSASDQSTWYLDESTLSENIKKTLHKFCGPSPVVFSDVNSMYLSSTEPPAAAEWACLLRPLRGREPEGVWNLLSIVREMFKRRDSNAAPLLEILTDQCLTYEQITGWWYSVRTSASHSSASGHTGRSNGQSEVAAHACASMCDEMVTLWRLAVLDPSISPQRRRDLCVQLRQWHLKVIENVKRGQHKKALERLFPGFRPAVEACDFSWEEAYPLPGVTYSGSDRKLALCWARSLPSRAGPPRSGGPDEAGDRPRPSPPEPSVRPKEPGAKRKGSGEGVPQSQRGPRRPSAEGGEKSAHKQGLGGAKAKLPGGGCGGKGPGSGGGKRRLSSEDSSLEPDLAEMSLDDGSSLALGAEASTFGGFPESPPHALPPSTPLSPPTFQSEPPDAYEEDGGVYFLEGPEPPVAPSSLPGLLPGEGTPQDDLPSTDESGGCPPKPKDMAPGTGEEDDAYQVYYLNAQDGTGGEEEKPEVGAGEEQDLFAGLKPLKQESRMEVLFACAEALHAHGYSNEASRLTVELAQDLLANPPDLKVEPPPAKGKKNKVSTSRQTWVATNTLTKAAFLLTVLGERPEHHNLAFRIGMFALELQRPPASTKALEVKLAYQESEVAALLKKIPLGVSEMSTMRCRAEELREGTLCDYRPVLPLILASFIFDVLCTPVVSPTGSRPPSRNWNSEMPGDEELGFEAAVAALGMKTTVSEAEHPLLCEGTRREKGDLALALMITYKDDQAKLKKILDKLLDRESQTHKPQTLSSFYSSSRPATSSQRSPSKHGAPAAAGALQPLPPSSAGGAQPGAVAAVNPDPAEGFTEKTVPESSPRSPCEGPPPETTVAPKPEGKVPSRLALGSRGGYNGRGWGSPGRPKKKHTGMASIDSSAPETTSDSSPTLSRRPLRGGWAPTSWGRGQDSDSISSSSSDSLGSSSSSGSRRASASGGARAKTAEVGRYKGRRPESHAPHVPNQPSEAAAHFYFELAKTVLIKAGGNSSTSIFTHPSSSGGHQGPHRNLHLCAFEIGLYALGLHNFVSPNWLSRTYSSHVSWITGQAMEIGSAALTILVECWDGHLTPPEVASLADRASRARDSNMVRAAAELALSCLPHAHALNPNEIQRALVQCKEQDNLMLEKACMAVEEAAKGGGVYPEVLFEVAHQWFWLYEQTVGGSATPREGATGCSAGGARASGEAGRALPEGRGGPGTEAVTVSAAAVTAAATVVPVISVGSGLYPGPGLGHGHSTGLHPYTTLQPHLPCNPQYLTHPGHPLPHMPRPAVFPVPSSAYPQGVHHAFLGPQYPYSVTPSSLAATAVSFPVPSMAPITVHPYHTESGLPLPTMNNVHTPSSIHQSSTYPAVQGNSMSAMGNQPSSLVSGSFPPPEEETHSQPVGAQSLHHLHAAYRVGMLALEMLGRRAHNDHPNNFSRSPPYTEDVKWLLGLAAKLGVNYVHQFCMGAAKGVLSPFVLQEIVMETLQRLNPAHAHTHLRTPAFHQLVQRCQQAYMQYIHHRLIHLTPADYDDFVNAIRGARSAFCLTPMGMMQFNDILQNLKRSKQTKELWQRVSLDMTTFSP
- the ZSWIM8 gene encoding zinc finger SWIM domain-containing protein 8 isoform X3; translation: MELMFAEWEDGERFSFEDSDRFEEDSLCSFISEAESLCQNWRGWRKQSAGPNSPTGGGGGGGGGGGRSRDGLVIPLVELSAKQVAFHIPFEVVEKVYPPVPEQLQLRIAFWSFPENEEDIRLYSCLANGSADEFQRGEQLFRMRAVKDPLQIGFHLSATVVPPQMVPPKGAYNVAVMFDRCRVTSCSCTCGAGAKWCTHVVALCLFRIHNASAVCLRAPVSESLSRLQRDQLQKFAQYLISELPQQILPTAQRLLDELLSSQSTAINTVCGAPDPTAGPSASDQSTWYLDESTLSENIKKTLHKFCGPSPVVFSDVNSMYLSSTEPPAAAEWACLLRPLRGREPEGVWNLLSIVREMFKRRDSNAAPLLEILTDQCLTYEQITGWWYSVRTSASHSSASGHTGRSNGQSEVAAHACASMCDEMVTLWRLAVLDPSISPQRRRDLCVQLRQWHLKVIENVKRGQHKKALERLFPGFRPAVEACDFSWEEAYPLPGVTYSGSDRKLALCWARSLPSRAGPPRSGGPDEAGDRPRPSPPEPSVRPKEPGAKRKGSGEGVPQSQRGPRRPSAEGGEKSAHKQGLGGAKAKLPGGGCGGKGPGSGGGKRRLSSEDSSLEPDLAEMSLDDGSSLALGAEASTFGGFPESPPHALPPSTPLSPPTFQSEPPDAYEEDGGVYFLEGPEPPVAPSSLPGLLPGEGTPQDDLPSTDESGGCPPKPKDMAPGTGEEDDAYQVYYLNAQDGTGGEEEKPEVGAGEEQDLFAGLKPLKQESRMEVLFACAEALHAHGYSNEASRLTVELAQDLLANPPDLKVEPPPAKGKKNKVSTSRQTWVATNTLTKAAFLLTVLGERPEHHNLAFRIGMFALELQRPPASTKALEVKLAYQESEVAALLKKIPLGVSEMSTMRCRAEELREGTLCDYRPVLPLILASFIFDVLCTPVVSPTGSRPPSRNWNSEMPGDEELGFEAAVAALGMKTTVSEAEHPLLCEGTRREKGDLALALMITYKDDQAKLKKILDKLLDRESQTHKPQTLSSFYSSSRPATSSQRSPSKHGAPAAAGALQPLPPSSAGGAQPGAVAAVNPDPAEGFTEKTVPESSPRSPCEGPPPETTVAPKPEGKVPSRLALGSRGGYNGRGWGSPGRPKKKHTGMASIDSSAPETTSDSSPTLSRRPLRGGWAPTSWGRGQDSDSISSSSSDSLGSSSSSGSRRASASGGARAKTAEVGRYKGRRPESHAPHVPNQPSEAAAHFYFELAKTVLIKAGGNSSTSIFTHPSSSGGHQGPHRNLHLCAFEIGLYALGLHNFVSPNWLSRTYSSHVSWITGQAMEIGSAALTILVECWDGHLTPPEVASLADRASRARDSNMVRAAAELALSCLPHAHALNPNEIQRALVQCKEQDNLMLEKACMAVEEAAKGGGVYPEVLFEVAHQWFWLYEQTVGGSATPREGATGCSAGGARASGEAGRALPEGRGGPGTEAVTVSAAAVTAAATVVPVISVGSGLYPGPGLGHGHSTGLHPYTTLQPHLPCNPQYLTHPGHPLPHMPRPAVFPVPSSAYPQGVHHAFLGPQYPYSVTPSSLAATAVSFPVPSMAPITVHPYHTESGLPLPTMNNVHTPSSIHQSSTYPAVQGNSMSAMGNQPSSLVSGSFPPPEEETHSQPVGAQSLHHLHAAYRVGMLALEMLGRRAHNDHPNNFSRSPPYTEDVKWLLGLAAKLGDRHGDAAATEPCSCAHPPAHPSLPSAGPALPAGVHAVHPPPPDPPDSCRLRRLCERNPRRSQRLLPDSYGHDAVQRHPAEPQTQQADQGAVAACIA